One genomic region from Gemmobacter aquarius encodes:
- a CDS encoding DUF1028 domain-containing protein: MTFSLLARCATTGRFGMVISSSSPAVAARCAHARAGVGVAATQNITDPTLGPRLLDLMAAGHSAHEAMSAIVASAPHIAYRQLLCIDAQGRTALHSGAHILGTWNTAQGPGCVAGGNLLAHDGVPQAMVDAFAASSGTLGDRLIAALRAGRDAGGEAGPVHSAGLLMVDADTWPCAELRCDWVDDTCPIEAVARAWQVYAPQMPAYLQRARDPREAPSYGVPGNE; encoded by the coding sequence ATGACATTCTCTCTCCTCGCCCGCTGCGCCACCACCGGCCGCTTCGGCATGGTGATCTCCTCCTCCTCGCCCGCCGTCGCCGCCCGCTGCGCCCATGCGCGGGCCGGGGTAGGGGTGGCCGCGACCCAGAACATCACCGATCCGACACTCGGCCCGCGCCTCCTCGATCTCATGGCCGCAGGGCACTCCGCGCATGAAGCGATGTCCGCCATCGTGGCATCTGCCCCGCATATCGCCTATCGCCAACTGCTCTGCATCGACGCCCAAGGCCGCACCGCCCTCCATTCCGGCGCGCATATCCTCGGCACATGGAACACCGCCCAAGGGCCGGGTTGCGTTGCCGGAGGCAATCTACTTGCCCATGACGGCGTGCCGCAAGCGATGGTCGATGCCTTCGCGGCATCTTCCGGCACCCTCGGCGACCGCCTGATCGCTGCCCTGCGCGCCGGACGCGATGCGGGTGGCGAAGCAGGCCCCGTCCATTCCGCAGGCCTTCTGATGGTCGACGCCGATACATGGCCCTGCGCCGAACTCCGCTGCGACTGGGTGGATGACACCTGCCCGATCGAAGCCGTCGCCCGCGCATGGCAGGTCTACGCCCCGCAAATGCCTGCCTACCTGCAACGCGCCCGCGACCCGCGCGAAGCACCCTCATACGGCGTGCCCGGCAACGAGTAG
- a CDS encoding RidA family protein codes for MAHTRHRKFNTRDTYPEQKLDNDLAQAVVARGTMIFLRGQCPQDLDTAQNIGSHDPVEQTHKVMQNIRQLVEECGGKMEHVTKLVVYLTDVRHREAVYRTMGEYIKGVFPVCTGLVVVALARPDWLVEIDATAVIPD; via the coding sequence ATGGCCCACACCCGCCACCGCAAGTTCAACACCCGTGACACCTACCCCGAACAGAAACTCGACAACGATCTGGCCCAAGCGGTCGTCGCCCGCGGCACGATGATCTTCCTGCGCGGCCAATGCCCGCAAGACCTCGACACCGCGCAGAACATAGGCAGCCACGATCCGGTCGAACAGACCCACAAGGTCATGCAGAACATCCGCCAACTGGTGGAAGAATGCGGCGGCAAGATGGAGCACGTGACCAAGCTCGTCGTCTACCTGACCGACGTGCGCCACCGCGAGGCGGTCTACCGCACCATGGGCGAATACATCAAAGGCGTGTTTCCGGTCTGCACCGGCCTCGTCGTCGTGGCGCTTGCCCGCCCCGACTGGCTGGTCGAGATCGACGCCACCGCGGTGATCCCCGACTGA
- a CDS encoding PAS domain S-box protein, translating to MTFGGRPPVAEWFKTLRFAGALVLVGICVVAIVTLALDVKTRLKALEAANSDNTQWVMMQTEVEVLRLQAAALTVLAEDRPADPAAQLDEVRRWFNVFYSRVSMLEQSPVYAPLLGKEGYAADYSMLRQFLDMEVAVIDGSDVKLREEIPALAQRLPDVRAAARSLTLRALTDFASLSDVQRMSMSDTLLRLAILTVGLILMLTALALVMARLYRVSETRAEEVRQTSARLATIIANSADGIVVTDPSGKILEFNPAAQIIFGHRREAVLGKTGTDLLFADGAEGGQGRALRDAMAGMTDGREPLRMEIDARRSDGTDFPAEISIALSRPAGAALSWLSCATSRNGARRSAT from the coding sequence ATGACGTTTGGCGGACGCCCGCCTGTGGCTGAATGGTTCAAGACGCTGCGTTTTGCAGGGGCACTGGTCTTAGTCGGTATCTGTGTCGTGGCGATCGTCACGCTGGCGCTGGACGTCAAGACGCGGCTCAAGGCGCTGGAAGCGGCGAATTCCGACAATACGCAATGGGTGATGATGCAGACCGAGGTCGAGGTGCTGCGGTTGCAGGCCGCAGCCCTGACCGTGCTTGCCGAGGATCGCCCCGCAGACCCGGCCGCCCAGCTTGACGAGGTGCGGCGCTGGTTCAACGTGTTTTACAGCCGTGTGTCGATGCTGGAGCAAAGCCCGGTCTATGCGCCGCTTCTGGGAAAGGAAGGGTATGCTGCGGATTACAGCATGCTGCGGCAGTTCCTCGACATGGAAGTCGCAGTGATCGACGGGTCGGATGTGAAGCTGCGCGAGGAAATCCCCGCGCTGGCGCAACGCCTGCCCGACGTCAGGGCGGCGGCGCGCAGCCTGACCTTGCGTGCGCTGACCGATTTTGCATCGCTTTCGGATGTGCAGCGGATGTCGATGTCGGACACGCTGCTGCGGCTGGCGATCCTGACGGTTGGCCTGATCCTGATGCTGACCGCGCTGGCGCTTGTGATGGCGCGGCTTTACCGCGTGTCTGAAACCCGGGCCGAAGAGGTGCGCCAGACGAGCGCCCGGCTTGCGACGATCATCGCAAATTCGGCTGACGGGATCGTGGTGACGGATCCGTCGGGCAAGATCCTCGAATTCAACCCCGCCGCTCAGATCATCTTTGGCCATCGGCGCGAGGCGGTGCTTGGCAAGACCGGAACCGATCTGCTGTTTGCCGACGGAGCCGAAGGCGGCCAAGGCCGGGCCCTGCGCGATGCGATGGCGGGCATGACCGACGGTCGCGAGCCTTTGAGGATGGAGATCGATGCGCGACGCAGCGACGGCACCGATTTTCCGGCGGAAATCTCGATTGCCCTGTCGCGTCCGGCGGGGGCAGCCTTATCGTGGCTTTCGTGCGCGACATCTCGGAACGGCGCAAGGCGCAGCGCGACCTGA
- a CDS encoding aromatic ring-hydroxylating oxygenase subunit alpha: protein MTTHDPALGPAAASALAELRANVADAFERARAMPKSVYTSPDFAAAEQRHIFARDWLCAGRADALKEPGDYLTMQIAGEPVIILRDRDGALRGMSNVCRHRMSTLLEGRGHVRAITCPYHAWTYNLDGTLRGAPAMTLNEGFCKDAIRLPQIRVVNWLGWVLVTLDPDAPDPATRLKPVEDLVGYLDMSTYTETFREDFRWATNWKVLAENFMESYHLPACHAGTIGGSCDLALMTCPEGDPAFNYHWIVKNDTVPLALAHPANTTLTGDQRRITWLLAIYPSLLITLTPGYFWYLCLTPDGPGHVNVTFGGGMSADWMADPEATANLAAVKALLDRVNIEDKGCTERVYRGLCANLSSPGPLSHLERPNFEFARYIADMMPEA, encoded by the coding sequence ATGACCACGCATGATCCCGCCCTTGGCCCTGCAGCTGCCTCGGCCCTCGCCGAATTGCGCGCCAATGTCGCAGACGCATTCGAACGCGCCCGCGCCATGCCGAAATCGGTCTATACCTCGCCCGACTTCGCCGCCGCCGAACAGCGCCACATCTTCGCCCGCGACTGGCTTTGCGCGGGCCGCGCCGACGCGTTGAAGGAACCGGGCGATTACCTGACCATGCAGATCGCGGGCGAACCCGTCATCATCCTGCGCGACCGCGACGGCGCCTTGCGCGGCATGTCCAATGTCTGTCGCCACCGCATGTCGACCCTGCTCGAAGGCCGCGGCCATGTCCGCGCCATCACCTGCCCCTATCACGCCTGGACCTACAACCTCGATGGCACCCTGCGCGGCGCGCCCGCCATGACCCTGAACGAAGGCTTCTGCAAGGATGCCATCCGCCTGCCGCAGATCCGCGTGGTCAACTGGCTCGGCTGGGTGCTCGTTACCCTCGACCCCGATGCCCCCGATCCCGCCACGCGCCTGAAGCCGGTCGAAGACCTCGTCGGCTACCTCGACATGTCGACCTATACCGAAACCTTCCGCGAAGACTTCCGCTGGGCGACCAACTGGAAGGTGCTGGCCGAGAATTTCATGGAAAGCTACCACCTTCCCGCCTGCCACGCGGGCACCATCGGCGGCAGTTGCGACCTTGCGCTGATGACCTGCCCCGAAGGCGACCCCGCCTTCAACTATCACTGGATCGTCAAAAACGACACCGTCCCCCTTGCGCTCGCCCATCCCGCCAACACCACGCTGACCGGCGACCAGCGCCGCATCACATGGCTTCTGGCGATCTACCCCTCGCTTCTGATCACCCTGACACCGGGATATTTCTGGTATCTCTGCCTCACACCCGACGGCCCCGGCCATGTCAACGTCACTTTCGGCGGCGGCATGAGCGCCGACTGGATGGCCGACCCCGAAGCCACCGCCAACCTCGCCGCCGTCAAGGCCCTGCTGGATAGGGTGAACATCGAAGACAAAGGCTGCACCGAACGCGTCTACCGCGGCCTCTGTGCCAACCTCTCCAGCCCGGGCCCGCTGAGCCACCTCGAACGGCCCAATTTCGAATTCGCCCGCTACATCGCCGACATGATGCCCGAAGCCTGA
- the chvE gene encoding multiple monosaccharide ABC transporter substrate-binding protein: MKLSRRALLALATATVAVAGVPAFAQDKGTIGIAMPTKSSARWISDGDSMVKQFEAAGYAADLQYAEDDIPNQLAQIENMITKGVKVLVIAAIDGTTLSNALANAQASGIKVIAYDRLIRDSGDVDYYATFDNFKVGVQQAESLVKGLKERFADVKPWNVELFGGSPDDNNAFFFYDGAMSVLQPMIDSGDIVIPSGQTGMDVVGTLRWDGAVAQARMDNLLSANYGDKALHGALSPYDGLSIGILSSLKGVGYGSGDMKMPIVTGQDCEVPSIKSIIAGEQYSSIFKDTRNLAGVTVKMVDAILSGGEPEINDTKTYNNGVKVVPSYLLEPQPVDATNYEQVLITDSAYYTADQLK; encoded by the coding sequence ATGAAACTTTCCAGAAGGGCGCTTTTGGCGCTTGCGACTGCTACCGTGGCCGTTGCCGGCGTGCCGGCATTTGCCCAGGACAAGGGCACCATCGGGATCGCGATGCCGACCAAATCGTCGGCGCGCTGGATTTCGGACGGCGACTCGATGGTCAAGCAGTTCGAAGCCGCCGGTTACGCGGCTGATCTGCAATATGCCGAAGACGACATCCCGAACCAGCTTGCCCAGATCGAGAACATGATCACCAAAGGGGTGAAGGTTCTGGTGATTGCCGCCATCGACGGCACCACGCTGTCGAACGCGCTGGCCAACGCGCAGGCGTCGGGCATCAAGGTTATCGCTTACGACCGCCTTATCCGCGATTCCGGCGATGTGGACTATTACGCCACCTTCGACAACTTCAAGGTTGGCGTGCAGCAGGCGGAATCGCTGGTGAAGGGCCTGAAAGAGCGCTTCGCAGACGTGAAGCCGTGGAACGTCGAACTGTTCGGCGGATCGCCCGACGACAACAACGCCTTCTTCTTCTACGATGGTGCGATGTCGGTCCTGCAGCCCATGATCGACTCGGGCGACATCGTGATCCCGTCGGGCCAGACCGGCATGGACGTGGTCGGCACCCTGCGTTGGGACGGTGCTGTCGCACAGGCCCGCATGGATAACCTGCTGTCGGCCAACTATGGCGACAAGGCGCTGCACGGCGCGCTCTCGCCCTATGACGGGCTGTCGATCGGGATCCTGTCCTCGCTCAAGGGCGTGGGCTACGGGTCGGGCGACATGAAGATGCCGATCGTGACCGGTCAGGACTGCGAAGTCCCGTCGATCAAGTCGATCATCGCGGGCGAGCAGTATTCGTCGATCTTCAAGGACACCCGCAACCTTGCCGGTGTGACCGTGAAGATGGTCGATGCGATCCTGTCGGGTGGCGAGCCCGAGATCAACGACACCAAGACCTACAACAACGGTGTCAAGGTCGTGCCGTCCTATCTGCTGGAGCCGCAGCCGGTCGATGCGACCAACTACGAGCAGGTTCTGATCACCGATTCGGCCTATTACACGGCCGACCAGCTGAAATAA
- a CDS encoding LysR family transcriptional regulator produces MNDPDTLLRKGLKLSHLRLLHALAETGQIGLAAGRLSIAQPAASRLLAEVERIAGQPVHLRTGRGITLTPMGEALARRAARVVTELRDAEREISEIASGGSGHVRIGSVTGPALDRLLPALRTARLALPGITAEAVVATSDVLGQHLISGRLDFAIGRMPDGMEDHLTLSAPIDSEPVALMVRRGHRLALQDRIEPTDLMGYDWVLPPPEALLTRAVLARLRALGLPPPPQRLATASFLLTLALIQQSNAIAPLARAVCDRFGSAPLSPAGTPYVILPLDLGITVEPYGLLTRTGTILTPVARRLATMIATGQDAPGFD; encoded by the coding sequence ATGAATGATCCCGACACGCTACTTCGCAAAGGGCTGAAGCTCAGCCATCTGCGCCTCCTGCACGCACTGGCCGAAACCGGCCAGATCGGCCTTGCCGCAGGCCGCCTCTCCATCGCCCAACCCGCCGCCAGCCGCCTTCTGGCCGAGGTCGAGCGTATCGCGGGCCAACCCGTCCACCTTCGCACCGGGCGCGGCATCACGCTTACCCCGATGGGCGAGGCGCTGGCCCGCCGCGCCGCCCGCGTGGTGACCGAACTGCGCGACGCCGAACGCGAGATTTCCGAAATCGCCTCGGGCGGGTCGGGCCATGTCAGGATCGGGTCCGTCACCGGCCCCGCGCTCGACCGCCTGCTCCCCGCGCTCCGCACCGCCCGCCTCGCCCTGCCGGGCATCACCGCCGAGGCGGTCGTCGCAACTTCCGACGTCCTTGGCCAGCACCTCATTTCCGGACGGCTCGATTTCGCCATCGGCCGCATGCCTGACGGGATGGAGGACCACCTGACCCTCTCGGCCCCGATCGACAGCGAACCCGTGGCGCTGATGGTCCGCCGTGGCCACCGCCTCGCGCTTCAGGACCGGATCGAACCGACCGACCTGATGGGCTACGACTGGGTGCTTCCCCCGCCCGAGGCGCTGCTGACCCGTGCCGTGCTCGCCCGCCTTCGGGCGCTGGGCCTGCCGCCGCCGCCGCAGCGTCTGGCAACTGCGTCCTTCCTGCTGACGCTGGCGCTGATCCAGCAATCCAATGCCATCGCCCCCTTGGCCCGCGCCGTCTGCGACCGTTTCGGCTCGGCCCCCCTGTCGCCTGCAGGCACGCCCTATGTCATCCTGCCGCTCGACCTTGGCATAACCGTCGAACCCTACGGCCTTCTGACCCGCACCGGCACGATCCTGACACCCGTCGCGCGCCGCCTTGCCACGATGATCGCCACGGGACAGGACGCGCCGGGCTTTGATTAG
- a CDS encoding LysR substrate-binding domain-containing protein: protein MPLRFTLRQIEYLIAVADAGSVALAAERLHVSSPSISAAISQLEAEFGLQLFIRRHAQGLSLTEGGRQFVTAARAILTAAADLNDRASELTGTVSGSVSVGCLLTFAHVLLPRLRRSFADAHPQVEFRQSEHDHAALIDALRHGRIDAALSYDMQVPPDLAFQPLLSLPPYALLAEDHPLATRKTVTPDDLAPHPMVLLDLPYSTDYFLSFFTRAKPRIAERTRDMGVMRAMVANGFGYSIANIRLGSDRAPDGAKLVFVPLETTRAPMCMGLILPAQTPPRRTVAAFVDHCRATVTDAVLPGLSSPHA from the coding sequence ATGCCGCTGCGCTTTACCCTTCGCCAGATCGAATACCTGATCGCTGTCGCCGATGCCGGATCGGTCGCCTTGGCCGCCGAACGGCTCCACGTTTCCTCGCCCTCGATCTCGGCCGCCATCTCGCAGCTCGAAGCCGAATTCGGCCTGCAGCTCTTCATCCGCCGCCACGCGCAAGGCCTGTCGCTCACCGAAGGCGGCCGCCAGTTCGTCACTGCCGCCCGCGCCATCCTGACAGCCGCCGCCGACCTGAACGACCGCGCCTCGGAACTGACCGGAACCGTGTCGGGCAGCGTCTCGGTCGGCTGTCTGCTGACCTTCGCGCACGTCCTTCTCCCCCGCCTGCGCCGCAGTTTCGCCGATGCCCACCCGCAGGTCGAATTCCGGCAATCCGAGCACGACCACGCCGCCCTGATCGACGCGCTGCGCCATGGCCGCATCGATGCAGCCCTCAGCTACGACATGCAGGTGCCGCCCGACCTCGCCTTCCAGCCGCTCCTGTCGCTGCCGCCCTATGCCCTGCTGGCCGAGGACCATCCCCTCGCCACGCGCAAGACCGTCACCCCCGACGACCTCGCACCCCATCCGATGGTGCTGCTCGATCTGCCCTATAGCACCGATTATTTCCTGTCCTTCTTCACCCGCGCAAAACCCCGCATCGCCGAACGGACCCGCGACATGGGCGTGATGCGGGCGATGGTCGCCAACGGGTTCGGCTATTCCATCGCCAACATCCGCCTCGGGTCCGACCGAGCGCCCGATGGTGCCAAACTGGTCTTCGTGCCGCTGGAAACCACGCGTGCCCCGATGTGTATGGGCCTGATCCTGCCCGCCCAGACCCCGCCGCGCCGCACGGTCGCGGCCTTCGTCGACCATTGCCGCGCCACCGTCACCGATGCCGTCCTGCCCGGTCTCTCCTCTCCCCACGCTTGA
- a CDS encoding sirohydrochlorin chelatase encodes MPAALIISHGQPSDPAPAEAELAALAARVQALMPDWHVASATLATPDALADQIAKAGPQGFAYPMFMADGWFTRDHLPKRLAEAGGTGWQVLDPFGIDEGLQRLTVTLASEAAAARGLAPADTALLLAAHGSFRSPAPARVANAMADRLKRDTGFARVEAAFIDQTPRIVEAAAGFPAGSLVLPFFAAKGGHVIDDLPEALEQAGLKGTLLEPVGLDPRVPALIAAALQSARQATLSSTES; translated from the coding sequence ATGCCCGCAGCCCTCATCATCTCGCACGGCCAACCCTCCGACCCGGCCCCGGCCGAGGCCGAACTCGCCGCCCTCGCCGCCCGCGTGCAGGCGCTGATGCCCGACTGGCACGTTGCCTCGGCAACGCTCGCCACGCCCGATGCGCTGGCCGACCAGATCGCCAAGGCCGGACCGCAGGGCTTCGCATATCCGATGTTCATGGCCGATGGCTGGTTCACCCGCGACCACCTGCCCAAACGGCTGGCCGAGGCGGGTGGCACAGGCTGGCAGGTGCTCGACCCTTTCGGCATCGACGAAGGCCTGCAACGCCTTACCGTCACCCTCGCGTCCGAAGCCGCCGCCGCGCGCGGGCTTGCCCCGGCAGATACGGCCCTTCTTCTGGCCGCACATGGCTCGTTCCGCAGCCCGGCCCCGGCGCGGGTGGCCAATGCCATGGCCGACCGGCTGAAGCGTGACACAGGCTTTGCGCGGGTCGAGGCCGCCTTCATCGACCAGACCCCGCGCATCGTCGAAGCCGCCGCCGGCTTTCCCGCAGGCTCGCTCGTCCTGCCCTTCTTTGCCGCCAAAGGCGGGCATGTCATCGATGATTTACCCGAGGCGCTCGAGCAAGCCGGTCTCAAGGGAACGCTGCTCGAACCCGTGGGCCTTGATCCCCGTGTTCCGGCCCTGATCGCTGCCGCGCTGCAGTCGGCCCGTCAGGCCACGCTTTCCAGCACCGAAAGCTGA
- a CDS encoding response regulator transcription factor: MRILLADDHDLVRETLAAFLLAEGFAEVRTVGDLPAALLELAGQTRFDMVLLDYQMPGMNGLEGLLKAKEVVRVAAKKTPVAIISGTTNRELAEAALAAGAAGFVPKTLASRAMVAAIQAMASGEVFAPLSLLMQDTPVAEVLAALTKREVDVLRGICEGKSNKEIARDLDLQEVTVKLHVKTLSRKLGAKNRTHAAMIARDAGMS, translated from the coding sequence ATGCGAATCCTTCTTGCAGACGATCACGATCTCGTGCGCGAAACACTTGCGGCTTTCCTTCTTGCCGAAGGCTTCGCCGAGGTTCGCACGGTCGGCGACTTGCCGGCCGCACTTTTAGAACTGGCGGGCCAGACCCGCTTCGACATGGTGTTGCTCGACTACCAGATGCCCGGCATGAACGGCCTCGAAGGACTTTTGAAAGCAAAGGAAGTGGTTCGCGTCGCGGCAAAGAAGACGCCCGTCGCCATCATTTCGGGCACCACCAACCGCGAACTGGCCGAAGCCGCCCTCGCGGCCGGAGCGGCAGGCTTCGTGCCCAAAACGCTTGCCTCGCGTGCGATGGTCGCGGCCATCCAGGCCATGGCCTCGGGCGAGGTTTTCGCCCCCCTGTCGCTGCTGATGCAAGACACCCCCGTTGCCGAGGTGTTGGCGGCCCTCACCAAACGCGAGGTCGACGTGCTTCGGGGCATCTGCGAGGGCAAGTCGAACAAGGAAATCGCCCGCGACCTCGACCTGCAAGAGGTGACGGTCAAGCTGCACGTCAAGACCCTGTCGCGCAAACTCGGCGCCAAGAACCGCACTCATGCAGCGATGATCGCCCGCGACGCAGGCATGAGCTAG
- a CDS encoding ATP-binding protein, producing MAFVRDISERRKAQRDLTDALERALAGEKTKAEFLAVMSHEMRTPLNGLIGSMDLMGQTALDAGQRELLGIMETSGDILLGHVNSVLDISKAEAGAMQIVEARFDLDRLVEDTVANQSGLAAMRGTKLSVVQLSGPLGEVTGDAGRIRQILLNLIGNAVKFTDNGTVTVETECLVDGARQPRRKMFEFRVIDSGIGISEDDLARIFQDFVTVDASYGRKQGGTGLGLGIARRLADAMGGEIGAESVDGEGSLFWLRLPLGVETEGSEVARTPKPAPSAERSAEPAVDVPVARPLDVLVVEDNEINRFLLRRYLEAAGHSVTEAVDGLDGVEQAVGRRFDAILMDVSMPRMDGVTATERIRASGGLSAQTRILALTAHAMPEEESRFRSVGMETGLTKPVSRIELLRRLAGGAASGAVEDEDATEADVLDLSALNELVEQIGQEMAVMLIQRLVEEAEVTVGRIGDLSGLVHDDEVARLSHQLAGTCGTFGTARLRFVLSAVESAAKVGSRDDLDRERANLPAIWRATRAALEDQLSVLESVA from the coding sequence GTGGCTTTCGTGCGCGACATCTCGGAACGGCGCAAGGCGCAGCGCGACCTGACCGATGCGCTTGAGCGCGCGCTTGCAGGCGAAAAGACCAAGGCCGAGTTCCTTGCCGTGATGAGCCACGAGATGCGGACACCGCTGAACGGGCTGATCGGGTCGATGGACCTGATGGGACAGACAGCGCTGGATGCCGGACAACGCGAGTTGTTGGGGATCATGGAAACCTCGGGCGATATTCTGCTCGGGCATGTGAATTCGGTGCTTGATATCAGCAAGGCCGAGGCAGGGGCGATGCAGATCGTCGAGGCGCGGTTCGATCTGGACCGCTTGGTCGAGGATACGGTGGCGAACCAGAGCGGACTTGCCGCGATGCGGGGCACGAAACTGTCGGTCGTGCAGTTGAGCGGGCCGCTTGGCGAGGTGACGGGCGATGCGGGGCGCATCCGGCAGATCTTGCTGAACCTGATCGGCAATGCGGTGAAGTTCACTGACAACGGCACGGTCACGGTCGAGACGGAATGTCTGGTCGACGGCGCAAGACAGCCCCGGCGCAAGATGTTCGAATTCCGGGTGATCGACAGCGGGATCGGGATATCGGAAGACGATCTTGCGCGGATTTTTCAGGATTTCGTGACAGTCGATGCCAGCTACGGGCGCAAACAGGGCGGGACCGGACTTGGCCTTGGCATCGCCCGCCGTCTGGCGGATGCTATGGGCGGCGAGATCGGGGCCGAAAGCGTGGATGGTGAAGGCAGCCTGTTCTGGCTGCGCCTGCCGCTTGGCGTCGAGACCGAGGGGAGCGAGGTGGCGCGCACGCCGAAGCCGGCCCCGTCTGCGGAGAGATCAGCCGAACCGGCCGTTGATGTGCCGGTGGCCAGACCGCTCGACGTGCTGGTGGTCGAGGATAACGAGATCAACCGTTTCCTGCTGCGGCGCTATCTGGAAGCGGCGGGGCACAGCGTCACCGAGGCGGTCGATGGTCTGGACGGTGTGGAACAGGCGGTGGGGCGGCGTTTCGATGCAATCTTGATGGATGTGTCGATGCCACGGATGGACGGGGTTACGGCGACCGAGCGCATCCGCGCATCAGGCGGGCTGTCGGCGCAGACGCGCATCCTTGCCCTGACTGCCCACGCCATGCCCGAGGAGGAGTCGCGCTTCCGCTCGGTCGGGATGGAGACGGGTTTGACCAAGCCGGTCAGTCGCATCGAATTGCTGCGCCGTCTTGCCGGGGGGGCGGCGTCCGGCGCGGTGGAGGACGAGGATGCGACAGAGGCCGATGTGCTGGACCTCTCCGCCCTGAACGAGTTGGTAGAGCAGATCGGGCAGGAAATGGCGGTGATGCTGATCCAGCGGTTGGTCGAAGAGGCCGAAGTGACGGTGGGGCGGATCGGCGACTTGAGCGGTTTGGTGCATGATGACGAGGTGGCGCGGCTATCGCATCAGCTTGCCGGAACCTGCGGCACCTTCGGGACGGCGCGGCTGCGCTTCGTGCTGTCGGCGGTGGAGAGCGCGGCAAAGGTCGGGTCGCGCGACGATCTGGACCGCGAGCGCGCCAACCTGCCCGCCATATGGCGGGCAACGCGGGCGGCGCTGGAGGATCAGCTTTCGGTGCTGGAAAGCGTGGCCTGA